A window of the Desulfobacula toluolica Tol2 genome harbors these coding sequences:
- the mltF gene encoding membrane-bound lytic murein transglycosylase MltF has product MKKFYLQYFILIHLLVLTFFFVFFSALIHNREIDLNLSHLERIKKNRVLRFISTNSIKTCYWYNNRLTGFEYDLAREFADFLNVDLDIVTPGRNNMFSYLEQGKGDFIAAGLAITKKRLEDVNFSIPYMTVQQHIVHHKLVFGPKNIEDLNFQTIDVPRGTSYHARLEEIKNSGIDLNYILHDNIPTEDLIQMVSNQEIKFTVTYDTMAYLNQRYYPDIRIGIPVQEKEYLAWAVNKNDSQLLEQMNKFFLYANETGILNRIKDKYYSNIENTDLFDLKIFHHRIKTRLPKYKKIIMEESMKYDFDWKLLAAAIYQESHFNPNAISFTNVRGLMQVTTATAEEMGIENRLIPAQSIKAGIKYLDKMAKRFDHLEDEYERMLFALASYNVGYGHVMDAVQIAEDMGLDGTRWHNLKAVLPLLSKSKYYAKTQYGYARGWEPIQYVERILTYFDILKQKKNH; this is encoded by the coding sequence ATGAAAAAATTTTATTTGCAGTATTTTATTTTAATTCACCTCCTGGTGTTGACATTTTTTTTTGTTTTTTTTTCTGCATTGATTCATAACAGGGAAATCGATCTGAATTTAAGCCATCTGGAAAGAATCAAAAAAAACCGCGTTCTGCGATTTATCTCCACCAACTCCATAAAAACCTGTTACTGGTATAATAACAGGCTCACAGGATTTGAATACGATCTTGCCAGAGAATTTGCCGATTTCCTTAATGTTGATCTTGATATTGTTACCCCTGGACGGAATAATATGTTTTCTTATCTTGAACAGGGAAAAGGAGATTTTATCGCAGCCGGACTTGCCATAACAAAAAAAAGGCTTGAGGATGTCAATTTTTCAATTCCTTATATGACCGTTCAACAGCATATTGTTCATCACAAACTGGTTTTCGGGCCAAAGAATATTGAAGACCTTAACTTTCAAACAATAGATGTTCCTCGCGGCACATCTTATCATGCCAGGCTGGAGGAAATTAAAAATTCAGGCATTGACTTAAACTATATTCTTCATGATAATATCCCGACAGAAGACTTAATCCAAATGGTTTCCAACCAGGAAATCAAATTTACAGTCACCTACGATACAATGGCATATCTAAATCAAAGATATTATCCGGATATCCGAATCGGGATTCCGGTTCAGGAAAAAGAATATCTTGCCTGGGCGGTTAACAAGAATGATTCACAACTGCTGGAGCAGATGAATAAATTCTTCTTGTATGCAAATGAAACCGGAATCTTAAACCGAATAAAAGATAAATATTATTCCAATATTGAAAATACAGACCTGTTTGACTTGAAAATATTTCATCATCGAATCAAAACCCGGCTGCCAAAATACAAAAAAATAATTATGGAAGAATCCATGAAATATGATTTTGACTGGAAACTTTTGGCAGCAGCCATTTACCAGGAATCCCATTTCAATCCAAATGCAATAAGCTTTACAAATGTCAGGGGGTTGATGCAGGTTACAACGGCTACAGCAGAAGAAATGGGGATTGAAAATCGTCTAATACCGGCACAAAGCATTAAGGCCGGGATAAAATATCTTGATAAAATGGCTAAACGCTTTGATCATCTTGAGGATGAGTATGAAAGAATGCTGTTTGCTCTGGCCAGCTATAATGTCGGATATGGACATGTGATGGATGCCGTACAGATTGCCGAAGACATGGGGTTGGATGGAACAAGATGGCATAATTTAAAAGCAGTCCTGCCATTATTGTCAAAATCAAAATATTATGCAAAAACCCAATATGGTTATGCAAGAGGTTGGGAGCCGATTCAATATGTTGAACGCATACTTACCTATTTTGATATCCTTAAGCAAAAAAAAAATCATTGA
- the parC gene encoding DNA topoisomerase IV subunit A, which produces MKDTLPSAIDDYEKIPFQDFAEKAYLNYSMYVILDRALPHIGDGLKPVQRRIVYAMSQLGLSSSAKFKKSARTVGDVLGKFHPHGDTACYEAMVHLAQPFSLRYPLVDGQGNWGDPNDPKSFAAMRYTESRLSQYAQIFLQELDQGTVDWSPNFDGTLNEPKILPARLPNILLNGSTGIAVGMATSLLPHNLREVAKALIHLIDNENADLDQICKYIKGPDFPTDAEIITPSEEIIESYRTGAGRIKMRAVFHVEDSEIIYTALPHHASTEKIYEQIAAQMEAKKLPMISDIRDESDHEEPTRLVVIPRSKNLDLNALTDHLFATTDLEKSYSFNMNLIGIDGRPKVKNLLEILTEWLEFRAETVRKKINFRLEKILDRLHILEGLLTAFLNIDEVINIIRNSDHPKKDLIKAFSLTQIQAAAILEIRLRQLARLEEIKIKSELKDLESQRKELEKILGCEKTFKSYIKEEIKADAKNYGDKRRSPLQKRKEAEKFSVTDLMDIEPVTIILSKNGWIRSAKGHEINPETVKFKSGDSLMDCLRTRSDKPIIFLDNTGRSYMLFSHSLPSARGNGEPLTGQLSIAPNAHIKFMLSGASNDYFLVASDNGYGFIIKFTDFLTNYKNGKAVINLKENHELLNPENIVDREKDSIAAFSSQGRLLIFTLSQLPNLKKGQGNKIISISKKNLNSTPPERLKILKIVPSESNIIIYSGKHFLKLTPGNQKDYTGSRGQRGKKLPRGYQNVDRVEIIPINPVDE; this is translated from the coding sequence ATGAAAGATACGCTTCCGTCAGCCATTGATGATTATGAAAAAATACCTTTCCAGGATTTTGCCGAAAAAGCGTATTTGAACTATTCAATGTATGTTATTCTAGATCGTGCCCTGCCCCATATCGGTGACGGTTTAAAACCGGTGCAGCGAAGAATTGTATATGCCATGAGTCAACTGGGATTATCGTCATCAGCAAAATTTAAAAAATCAGCCAGAACCGTGGGAGATGTGCTGGGTAAATTTCACCCTCACGGAGATACGGCCTGCTATGAAGCCATGGTTCACCTGGCACAACCTTTTTCCTTAAGATATCCTTTGGTGGACGGCCAGGGAAACTGGGGTGATCCCAATGATCCCAAATCTTTTGCAGCCATGAGGTATACGGAATCTCGTCTGTCACAATATGCACAAATTTTTCTTCAAGAACTGGATCAGGGTACTGTGGACTGGTCACCGAATTTTGACGGAACTCTCAATGAACCCAAAATTCTTCCTGCACGCCTTCCCAATATTTTACTGAACGGCTCAACCGGTATTGCCGTGGGAATGGCAACCAGTCTTCTTCCCCATAACCTGAGGGAAGTGGCAAAGGCCTTGATACATTTAATTGATAATGAAAACGCGGATCTTGATCAAATCTGCAAATACATCAAAGGCCCCGACTTTCCAACGGACGCTGAGATCATCACTCCCTCTGAGGAGATAATAGAAAGCTACAGGACAGGAGCCGGCCGGATAAAGATGCGTGCCGTATTTCATGTGGAAGATTCGGAAATAATCTACACAGCCCTGCCCCATCATGCTTCCACGGAAAAAATATATGAACAGATTGCAGCTCAGATGGAAGCAAAAAAACTGCCAATGATAAGCGACATACGAGATGAATCAGACCATGAAGAGCCCACACGGCTGGTTGTTATTCCAAGATCAAAAAATCTGGATCTGAACGCGTTGACAGATCATTTGTTTGCAACAACCGATCTTGAAAAGTCTTACTCTTTCAACATGAACCTGATTGGAATCGACGGCAGGCCCAAGGTTAAAAACCTGCTTGAAATATTGACGGAATGGCTTGAATTCAGAGCAGAAACAGTAAGAAAAAAAATAAACTTCCGGTTGGAAAAAATTTTAGACCGGCTCCATATTTTAGAGGGATTGCTCACCGCTTTTTTAAATATTGATGAAGTGATTAATATTATCAGAAATTCTGATCATCCAAAAAAAGATTTGATAAAGGCCTTTTCATTAACTCAAATCCAAGCTGCTGCAATTCTGGAAATCAGGCTTCGCCAGCTGGCCAGATTAGAAGAAATTAAAATCAAATCAGAACTCAAAGACCTGGAATCCCAAAGAAAAGAGCTTGAAAAAATCCTTGGGTGTGAAAAAACATTCAAATCCTATATCAAAGAAGAAATAAAAGCAGATGCAAAAAATTATGGAGATAAAAGACGATCTCCCTTGCAAAAACGCAAAGAAGCGGAAAAATTTTCTGTTACCGATTTAATGGACATTGAACCGGTCACCATTATTTTATCAAAAAACGGCTGGATTAGATCGGCCAAAGGGCATGAGATAAATCCTGAAACGGTTAAATTCAAATCAGGAGATTCGCTTATGGATTGTTTAAGAACCAGGAGCGACAAACCCATTATTTTTCTGGACAATACCGGCAGAAGCTATATGCTGTTTTCCCATTCACTTCCTTCTGCACGGGGAAATGGCGAGCCATTAACAGGTCAATTGTCAATTGCACCCAATGCACATATCAAATTCATGCTGTCAGGAGCAAGTAACGATTATTTTCTGGTCGCTTCCGATAATGGTTACGGATTTATCATAAAATTTACCGATTTTTTGACCAATTATAAAAACGGCAAAGCTGTAATCAATTTAAAAGAAAATCATGAATTATTAAATCCTGAAAATATTGTTGATCGTGAAAAAGACAGCATTGCTGCGTTTTCATCTCAAGGCCGATTATTGATATTTACATTAAGCCAACTGCCAAACCTGAAAAAAGGACAGGGCAATAAAATTATTTCCATATCTAAAAAGAACTTAAACTCAACACCCCCTGAAAGGCTCAAGATCCTTAAAATTGTGCCGTCAGAATCTAATATTATAATTTATTCCGGCAAGCACTTCCTGAAATTAACCCCCGGGAATCAAAAAGATTATACAGGAAGCAGGGGACAGAGGGGAAAAAAGCTTCCCCGTGGATACCAAAATGTCGATCGGGTGGAAATAATACCGATTAACCCTGTTGACGAGTAA
- the parE gene encoding DNA topoisomerase IV subunit B, with translation MKLFELNTENKKNAAAYTAESIEVLKGLDPVKRRPGMYTDTSSPDHLAFEVIDNGVDEAIAGYADRIDVVLKTDQSLIVSDNGRGMPVDIHPEEKVSGVELIMSKLHAGAKFSNKDYSYSGGLHGVGVSVVNALSTNLTIHIKRDGKEYCIGFKNGFKTEELTIVKEIDKKESGTSLQFYPDMSYFDIPLFSKTALKTALKSKAILCKGLVTSFYDETSGEKETWKYDHGIDDYLSENLKEKKCIFSSPFSGDIKGDDLQLIWAVNWTMDTGPNPEESYVNLIPTRLGGTHVNGFRSGLLESVKEFCKFQNLLPKGLYLAPEDIWNKIGYILSVKLSDAQFSGQTKERLSSRHCANLVNIQVRDAFSLWLNQNIEQGEKLANFAIENAKNRIKKANKVTKKRSSNGTTLPAKLSDCSSVDQERRELFFVEGDSAGGSAKQARDRRFQAIMPLRGKILNTWDMESSAIVESMEIRNISQVLGVIPGSDDISKLRYNKICILADADSDGLHIATLVCALFLKHFPKVVSQGHVYIAMPPLYRIDVGKEVFYALDDSEKNNIIKRIDRRKKHGKINIQRFKGLGEMNPAQLKETTISPDSRRLVRLSVNGSCKESLKEVYEVMDMLLGKKRAKDRKTWIETNGNIKEIE, from the coding sequence ATGAAATTATTTGAACTTAACACAGAAAATAAAAAAAATGCTGCGGCCTATACTGCCGAATCAATTGAAGTCTTAAAAGGGCTTGATCCGGTCAAAAGAAGACCGGGTATGTACACTGACACTTCAAGCCCGGATCACCTGGCATTTGAAGTTATTGATAACGGTGTGGATGAAGCCATTGCAGGATATGCCGACCGGATTGATGTGGTGTTAAAGACAGATCAATCCCTTATTGTTTCGGATAACGGGCGCGGGATGCCTGTGGATATTCATCCTGAAGAAAAAGTCTCCGGGGTGGAATTAATCATGTCAAAACTTCATGCAGGCGCAAAATTTTCCAATAAAGACTATAGCTATTCAGGCGGTCTGCATGGTGTTGGGGTGTCTGTTGTCAATGCATTGTCAACAAATTTAACAATCCATATTAAAAGGGATGGAAAAGAATATTGTATTGGTTTTAAAAACGGCTTTAAAACCGAAGAGCTGACAATTGTCAAAGAAATCGACAAAAAAGAATCCGGAACATCTCTTCAATTTTACCCTGACATGTCTTATTTTGATATCCCTTTATTTTCAAAAACAGCTTTAAAAACTGCCTTGAAATCAAAAGCCATTCTCTGTAAAGGGCTTGTCACAAGTTTTTATGATGAAACATCTGGTGAAAAAGAAACCTGGAAATATGATCATGGAATTGATGATTATCTCAGTGAAAATTTAAAAGAAAAAAAATGCATATTCTCATCTCCTTTTTCAGGAGATATTAAAGGAGATGATCTTCAACTCATATGGGCGGTTAACTGGACCATGGACACCGGCCCAAACCCTGAAGAAAGCTATGTCAACCTTATTCCTACACGATTAGGCGGAACCCATGTAAACGGTTTCAGATCTGGTCTTTTAGAATCTGTAAAAGAATTTTGCAAGTTTCAAAATCTTTTGCCCAAGGGTTTATACCTGGCACCTGAAGATATCTGGAATAAAATCGGTTATATCCTGTCCGTCAAACTTAGCGACGCTCAATTTTCCGGACAGACAAAAGAGAGACTGTCTTCGCGTCATTGTGCCAATCTGGTGAATATTCAGGTCAGGGATGCCTTTAGTTTATGGCTGAATCAAAATATTGAACAAGGTGAAAAACTGGCAAATTTTGCCATTGAAAATGCAAAAAACCGAATTAAAAAAGCCAATAAAGTGACTAAAAAAAGGTCATCAAACGGCACTACCCTTCCGGCCAAATTATCAGACTGTTCGAGTGTTGATCAAGAAAGGCGTGAATTGTTTTTTGTGGAGGGAGATTCTGCGGGCGGCTCGGCAAAACAGGCAAGAGACAGGCGGTTTCAAGCCATTATGCCGTTACGCGGTAAAATTTTAAACACATGGGATATGGAATCTTCCGCCATTGTTGAATCAATGGAAATCCGGAATATTTCACAGGTTTTAGGCGTCATACCCGGTTCTGATGACATTTCAAAACTCCGGTACAATAAAATATGCATCCTGGCGGATGCCGACTCAGATGGATTGCATATTGCAACGCTGGTATGCGCACTGTTTTTAAAACATTTTCCAAAAGTTGTAAGCCAGGGTCATGTTTATATTGCCATGCCCCCATTATACAGAATTGACGTGGGCAAAGAAGTTTTTTACGCATTGGACGACTCGGAAAAAAACAATATTATCAAACGAATAGACCGGCGCAAAAAACATGGCAAGATAAATATCCAACGGTTTAAAGGGCTGGGTGAAATGAATCCGGCACAACTCAAAGAGACAACCATTTCACCGGATTCCAGGAGACTTGTCCGGTTGTCTGTAAACGGCAGTTGTAAAGAATCACTAAAAGAGGTCTACGAGGTCATGGATATGCTTTTGGGTAAAAAAAGAGCAAAAGACAGAAAAACCTGGATAGAAACCAACGGCAACATAAAAGAGATTGAGTAA
- a CDS encoding class I adenylate cyclase, whose translation MDAVLKDFDFNMFEAQWKKLSEEKQTIIVEIAEQLDPADAIIAVLAGITSYHFHLRNNAKRSLETIQHKIHALLADPSDKEGFLQGMKASASVCARICAYIRPGLHFNELSYFFTKLLEFEGKGAFFAYRLVYRGLVCVSDMEKIISNVSEHMKLAFVDQYIQTSPSARLKFGLSFKGILRSIQHRKAVVEFYAGLFDRRRDADPILYNINAGLRDPDKIIFNEIQSQSPDIKIMGLKALSMMVKKISPVLLINILKADTNENVRLVIYKIIENSSKGMYPELFCPILEIFYESDLPEAFAAFKALLVSGKLPPYALIELVKKKYPALMPVIMIEISELSKISFFIIQDIALNKEKYLNENFDVNLACVLGMIKKRPERVVNILNRYGIDSKDSLRSDVVQFIEKIKQFLHLEKKSIETEFDSIISLAKKNSKTNRGFIQKFFLSPSEKKIEALKKNTLLKSIDFKDEVIQNIDLSCCSFFSVSLFFCKCNIRNCDFSRASFFKAFFKKSLFYNVDMHETEFDRVNFDDTVFINVNAQNATFKNCSFQNVSVFNCNFNCADMTDASFLNAVISKTSFNRTKIAGACFAHSRISAVSFVDSNIEQADFSNVSARFCRFPSGAGLIVKTQDMDYNAREFQVSLNDMPKMDKTTVAQINILIFSEFIHYGEKKFLKQNQLSLLTAFDIFKTKQADLFQIIPFLLHEHIEFQGVSGISDKTPRGICDYVPSFETQEVLKKYISIDNIPVRRCKNHAIEGLFTIGSIGSIAQTSESDIDYWICINEDNFTEKELDLLKKKLKTIEHLALYEFDTTVMFFLVDIIKTKHNDFGESTFESSGSAQTRLLKEEFYRTMIYVAGKIPLWSVLPTAISINYYNTILNEISNFSKFVRYMDLGDIHAISTNEYFGASIWQMFKWLKSPFKSVIKIALLEKYIYEYGKESLLCNKYKDEWMNSGIHLQLAQNDAYYILLKNLINYYQTAKDEYSVNLMLTCFFLKLGISKEEQIDNTVFGLRKILLEKCLIKWSWKKNKIFYIGGFKTWPYSDIVKLSNSIKKYMKKKHATVKTLFQGMFHDRSRISPEDRIVLERRVSIEFSKQPGKVDKILLISQNDRHFQGLHLKYIKRNDTIGTWELFNKNKKSVYHNEESLIKAKTIEEIGAWLINNNLYKETAVVNLIPNPTYASFNDIRKLYKTMYDFFSPVYKKVITFDQLSEEKEVIYLFVSINFYSPRQQQKITEYTAVYLNSWGEIFCKSFYSDHGFSTMEETKKDLMNRIGLERLPENTVFYFSKGAVR comes from the coding sequence ATGGATGCTGTACTCAAAGATTTTGATTTCAATATGTTTGAAGCCCAATGGAAAAAATTATCTGAAGAAAAACAAACTATTATTGTCGAAATAGCAGAGCAGTTGGATCCAGCAGATGCAATTATAGCGGTTTTAGCAGGAATCACATCCTATCATTTTCATTTGAGGAACAATGCAAAGAGGAGCCTTGAGACCATTCAACATAAAATTCATGCTCTTTTAGCAGATCCATCAGATAAAGAGGGATTCTTGCAGGGCATGAAAGCATCCGCTTCAGTTTGTGCAAGGATCTGTGCTTATATTCGTCCCGGCCTGCACTTTAATGAACTCAGTTATTTTTTTACAAAATTGCTTGAATTTGAAGGTAAAGGGGCTTTTTTTGCTTACAGGCTTGTTTACAGGGGGCTTGTCTGCGTAAGTGACATGGAAAAAATCATTTCCAATGTTTCTGAGCATATGAAGCTTGCTTTTGTGGATCAATATATTCAAACCAGCCCAAGTGCCAGGTTAAAATTCGGATTGTCATTTAAAGGCATTTTAAGATCAATTCAGCATAGAAAGGCGGTTGTGGAATTTTATGCCGGCCTTTTTGACCGGAGAAGGGATGCAGACCCTATTTTATACAATATTAATGCCGGGTTAAGAGATCCGGATAAAATCATTTTCAATGAGATACAATCTCAGTCACCTGATATAAAAATTATGGGACTCAAAGCACTCTCCATGATGGTTAAAAAAATTTCCCCGGTTTTATTGATCAACATCTTGAAAGCAGATACCAATGAAAACGTAAGGCTTGTAATCTATAAAATCATTGAAAATTCTTCAAAGGGGATGTATCCGGAGCTTTTTTGTCCGATTTTGGAAATTTTTTATGAGAGTGATTTGCCGGAAGCCTTTGCCGCTTTCAAAGCGCTGCTTGTATCGGGAAAACTGCCGCCTTATGCCTTGATTGAACTTGTAAAGAAAAAATATCCCGCACTGATGCCGGTGATCATGATTGAAATATCAGAGTTGTCAAAAATTTCTTTTTTCATTATTCAGGATATTGCTTTGAATAAAGAAAAATATTTAAACGAGAATTTTGATGTGAATCTTGCCTGTGTTCTGGGGATGATCAAAAAACGGCCGGAAAGGGTTGTCAATATATTAAACCGATATGGTATTGATTCCAAAGATTCTTTAAGATCGGATGTTGTCCAATTCATAGAAAAAATAAAACAGTTTCTCCATCTGGAAAAAAAAAGTATTGAAACTGAATTTGATTCTATCATCAGTTTGGCCAAAAAGAATTCAAAAACAAACAGGGGTTTTATACAAAAATTTTTTTTAAGCCCAAGTGAAAAAAAGATAGAAGCTCTTAAAAAGAATACTTTGCTGAAGTCGATTGATTTTAAAGATGAAGTAATACAAAATATCGACCTGTCTTGTTGTTCTTTTTTTTCCGTCTCTCTTTTCTTTTGTAAATGTAATATTCGTAATTGTGATTTTTCCAGGGCATCTTTTTTCAAGGCATTTTTTAAAAAAAGCCTTTTTTACAATGTTGATATGCACGAAACGGAATTTGACCGGGTTAATTTTGATGACACCGTTTTTATAAATGTTAATGCACAGAACGCAACATTTAAGAATTGCAGTTTTCAAAATGTTTCTGTTTTTAATTGTAATTTTAATTGTGCGGATATGACGGATGCATCATTTTTGAATGCTGTTATCTCAAAAACCTCTTTTAACCGGACAAAAATTGCTGGTGCCTGTTTTGCTCATTCAAGAATTTCTGCAGTATCCTTCGTAGATTCAAACATTGAACAGGCTGATTTTTCAAATGTCTCTGCAAGGTTTTGCAGATTTCCTTCCGGTGCAGGGCTAATCGTTAAAACCCAAGATATGGATTATAATGCCAGAGAATTTCAAGTTTCTTTAAACGATATGCCAAAAATGGATAAAACCACGGTGGCTCAAATAAATATTTTGATTTTCAGTGAATTTATTCATTATGGTGAGAAAAAGTTTTTGAAACAAAATCAACTAAGCCTGCTGACAGCGTTTGATATTTTTAAGACCAAGCAAGCGGATTTATTTCAAATCATACCTTTTTTGCTTCATGAACATATTGAGTTTCAAGGCGTTTCAGGCATCAGTGATAAAACACCCCGTGGTATCTGCGATTATGTGCCGAGTTTTGAAACCCAAGAAGTTTTAAAAAAATATATAAGCATAGATAACATACCTGTCAGGCGGTGTAAAAATCATGCAATTGAAGGACTTTTTACCATTGGAAGCATAGGGTCTATTGCCCAGACCTCAGAATCGGATATTGATTACTGGATCTGTATTAATGAGGATAACTTCACTGAAAAAGAACTTGATCTTTTAAAAAAGAAACTGAAAACAATCGAACATCTGGCCCTGTACGAATTTGACACTACGGTCATGTTTTTTCTGGTGGATATTATAAAAACAAAACATAATGATTTCGGGGAATCAACATTTGAAAGCTCCGGTTCTGCCCAGACAAGACTTTTAAAAGAAGAATTTTACAGGACAATGATTTATGTTGCGGGGAAAATACCTCTTTGGTCTGTATTACCTACTGCAATCAGTATTAATTATTATAATACTATTTTAAATGAAATCTCAAATTTTTCAAAGTTTGTAAGATATATGGACTTAGGTGATATCCATGCCATATCAACAAACGAATATTTTGGCGCGTCCATCTGGCAGATGTTTAAATGGCTGAAAAGCCCGTTTAAATCCGTGATCAAAATAGCTCTTCTTGAAAAATATATTTATGAGTATGGTAAAGAATCATTGCTTTGCAATAAGTATAAGGATGAATGGATGAATTCCGGCATCCATTTGCAGCTTGCCCAGAATGATGCTTATTATATTTTGTTAAAGAATTTGATAAATTATTATCAGACAGCAAAAGATGAGTACTCGGTTAACCTTATGCTGACCTGTTTTTTCCTTAAGCTCGGCATTTCAAAAGAAGAGCAAATTGATAATACTGTGTTTGGCCTTAGAAAAATACTGCTGGAAAAATGTCTGATAAAATGGAGCTGGAAAAAAAATAAGATATTTTATATCGGAGGTTTCAAAACATGGCCTTATAGCGATATTGTAAAACTTTCGAACAGCATTAAAAAGTATATGAAAAAAAAACATGCAACAGTAAAAACATTGTTTCAAGGCATGTTTCATGATCGGTCAAGAATCAGCCCTGAAGACCGGATAGTACTTGAGAGAAGGGTGAGTATTGAATTTTCAAAACAACCGGGCAAGGTTGATAAGATCCTTCTCATATCACAAAATGACAGGCATTTTCAGGGCTTGCATCTCAAATATATCAAAAGAAATGATACGATCGGGACTTGGGAGCTATTTAATAAAAATAAAAAATCGGTTTATCATAATGAAGAGTCTTTGATTAAAGCAAAAACCATTGAAGAAATTGGTGCATGGTTGATTAACAATAACCTTTATAAAGAAACTGCTGTCGTTAATTTAATCCCTAATCCTACCTATGCAAGCTTTAATGATATCCGCAAACTTTATAAAACCATGTATGATTTTTTCAGTCCTGTATACAAAAAAGTCATCACTTTTGATCAGCTGTCGGAGGAAAAGGAAGTGATATACCTGTTTGTATCCATAAATTTTTATTCCCCTAGACAGCAACAAAAGATAACTGAATATACGGCAGTTTATTTGAATTCATGGGGAGAAATATTTTGTAAATCATTTTATTCGGATCATGGTTTTTCAACAATGGAAGAAACAAAAAAAGATCTCATGAACAGAATCGGCTTGGAAAGATTACCGGAAAATACAGTCTTTTATTTTTCAAAAGGAGCTGTAAGATAG
- a CDS encoding LOG family protein — protein MEKYPVNGKYPINDFKTGESWRLFKIMGEFVEGIDSLHDIGPAVSIFGSARTDCDHPYYKKAENLAAVFAKNGYSVITGGGGGIMEAANKGAATENADSIGLNITLPFEQKPNPYATTQIEFKYFFVRKVMFLKYAQAYIILPGGFGTLDELFETITLIQTQRIRKFPIILVGTEYWEGLIQWVKDKLLKENMISKKDLNLFHLLDDPDEIVKVVVDFNQEPII, from the coding sequence ATGGAAAAATACCCTGTTAACGGAAAATACCCCATTAATGATTTTAAAACAGGCGAATCCTGGCGTTTGTTTAAAATTATGGGGGAATTTGTTGAAGGAATTGACTCGCTGCATGATATAGGACCTGCAGTATCTATTTTCGGATCTGCCAGAACCGATTGCGACCACCCGTATTATAAAAAAGCCGAAAACCTGGCCGCAGTATTTGCTAAAAACGGATATTCGGTTATTACCGGCGGTGGGGGTGGGATTATGGAGGCGGCCAACAAGGGCGCGGCAACAGAAAATGCAGATTCGATCGGCTTGAATATCACTCTTCCCTTTGAACAAAAACCCAATCCATATGCAACAACTCAAATTGAATTTAAATATTTTTTTGTAAGAAAAGTGATGTTTTTAAAATATGCCCAGGCCTATATCATTCTGCCGGGCGGTTTTGGAACCCTTGATGAATTGTTTGAAACAATAACACTGATTCAAACTCAGCGGATCAGGAAATTCCCTATTATCCTTGTGGGCACCGAGTACTGGGAAGGTCTTATCCAATGGGTAAAGGACAAGCTTTTAAAAGAAAATATGATCTCAAAAAAAGATCTCAACCTTTTTCACCTCCTTGATGATCCGGATGAAATCGTCAAGGTGGTTGTGGATTTTAATCAAGAACCAATAATATAG
- a CDS encoding HPr family phosphocarrier protein, whose protein sequence is MKNSEIITRKTLVKNELGMHARPASKIAQMAELAQSDIWLCANSTKVDATSIIDILTLCAVKGTRIVIEIENQEDMVILDRIVDFFETGFGEI, encoded by the coding sequence TTGAAGAATAGTGAAATAATTACTCGTAAAACATTGGTTAAAAATGAACTTGGAATGCACGCAAGACCCGCATCCAAAATCGCACAAATGGCTGAGCTGGCTCAATCCGACATTTGGCTTTGTGCAAACTCAACAAAGGTTGATGCAACAAGTATCATTGATATATTAACCCTGTGTGCTGTGAAAGGAACCCGGATTGTGATTGAAATCGAAAATCAGGAAGATATGGTGATTCTTGATCGGATTGTTGATTTTTTTGAAACCGGTTTTGGAGAAATATAA